From the genome of Leptolyngbya iicbica LK, one region includes:
- a CDS encoding methyl-accepting chemotaxis protein, producing the protein MASSTDYTQAYQKAERAYMQGSYEDAAGIIDQLAADYPSDPSVLLLRGHIYCYGLHRYSEAREQYQAVLDVTSDPEFVDFAHNGLAYAEEQSAVDAFDNVDVDGLVDGNATLADMSDSHAAHADDTAGEAGFFDEAEDDLTEFNLDAADVDLDLSGDLTPDSPFDSPFAVDEADHSGGDDSEVAGDTPDPFTFNPDDGAAVDAAAADSPFSMNDDNPFGADIDLAEMEIPDSDIAGDDPFSDFENLETAETDPEPLSPQPEVTFESAPTQMEEMLDEADDYAMDLPMVDDAVGMLDQQDDQTLFMAEPADDDDIGGAQDDAFAVDEEAAYWSDDAGSTGETYADVGYGDNGAAIANDSASGGQSNVDFLDDFDEFDDLGSIPDFELTDSSAGFTSPMAGSSGVDLSDESVESDSFGASDFALDEDTSSTIDNEEIFSISGVADQLPAFAQVDDDSQPVQVEQGNLALLENASIGTKQIIVAGAAGLASFITAGVVYFVGSSVMSQQRVQPVPAAAMSLAAGLAGFGTAAGVGQLANRRTKQGLEDLQAQFAAVSQGNLNARATVYAEDDVGQLASDFNQMARVILTTTSEAQRKAQEQEQAKEDLQRQVIRLLDDVEGAARGDLTVKAEVTADVLGAVADSFNLTIQNLQEIVQQVSAAARQVSAASAENETFARSLSADALRQAEELAVTLNSVQVMTDSIQRVAESAREAEEVARSASATALRGGESVERTVAGILEIRETVAETTRKVKRLAESSQEISKIVALISQIASRTNLLALNASIEAARAGEAGRGFAIVADEVRQLADRAAKASKEIEQIVLQIQSETSGVMTAMEEGTQQVIEGTKLAEQAKRSLEDIIQVSNRIDVLVRSITADTVEQTETSRTVAQVMQSVELTAQETSQESQRVSGSLQNLVGVARDLLTSVERFKVDDGENTKA; encoded by the coding sequence ATGGCATCGAGCACTGATTACACCCAAGCATATCAGAAAGCTGAGCGAGCCTACATGCAGGGTAGCTATGAAGATGCTGCCGGAATCATAGATCAGCTTGCTGCCGATTATCCTTCGGACCCGAGTGTGCTACTGCTGCGGGGACACATCTACTGCTACGGGCTGCATCGTTACAGTGAAGCGCGTGAGCAGTATCAGGCGGTGTTAGATGTGACCTCTGATCCAGAATTTGTCGATTTTGCCCACAACGGCCTGGCCTATGCTGAAGAGCAGTCTGCCGTTGATGCCTTTGACAACGTTGATGTTGATGGCTTGGTTGATGGTAATGCGACGTTGGCCGATATGTCCGACTCGCATGCGGCCCATGCTGACGATACAGCGGGTGAAGCCGGATTCTTTGACGAGGCGGAAGATGATCTGACGGAATTTAACCTCGACGCTGCTGATGTCGATCTTGACCTGTCGGGTGACCTCACCCCAGATTCCCCCTTTGATAGTCCGTTCGCGGTTGATGAGGCTGATCATTCTGGGGGCGATGATTCGGAGGTTGCCGGTGATACTCCCGATCCGTTTACATTTAACCCCGACGATGGCGCCGCAGTCGATGCTGCAGCGGCAGATAGTCCCTTCAGTATGAATGATGACAATCCCTTCGGGGCTGACATCGATTTAGCCGAGATGGAGATCCCAGATTCTGACATTGCGGGGGATGATCCGTTTTCCGATTTTGAGAATCTTGAAACCGCAGAAACTGATCCCGAACCATTGAGTCCACAGCCGGAAGTGACGTTTGAGTCAGCTCCAACGCAGATGGAAGAGATGCTGGATGAGGCTGACGACTACGCGATGGATTTACCGATGGTGGACGACGCCGTAGGCATGCTGGATCAGCAAGATGATCAGACCCTCTTTATGGCAGAGCCTGCTGACGATGATGATATCGGGGGGGCTCAAGACGATGCCTTTGCCGTTGATGAAGAGGCGGCTTACTGGTCAGACGATGCTGGCTCTACGGGAGAAACTTACGCCGATGTTGGCTACGGTGACAATGGCGCGGCGATCGCAAACGACAGCGCGAGTGGGGGCCAAAGTAATGTTGACTTCCTCGACGATTTTGATGAATTTGACGATCTCGGCAGCATTCCCGACTTTGAACTGACGGATAGTTCTGCTGGCTTTACCAGTCCTATGGCCGGCAGTTCTGGCGTTGACCTCTCAGATGAATCCGTCGAGTCAGATAGCTTTGGGGCTTCTGATTTCGCTTTGGATGAAGACACCTCCTCCACTATCGATAATGAGGAAATCTTCAGCATTTCCGGCGTGGCGGATCAATTACCCGCATTTGCCCAAGTAGACGATGATTCACAGCCCGTTCAAGTTGAACAAGGCAACCTCGCACTGCTGGAAAACGCCTCTATCGGCACCAAACAAATTATTGTGGCCGGGGCGGCGGGGCTCGCTTCCTTTATTACCGCTGGGGTGGTGTATTTTGTTGGCTCCAGTGTGATGTCACAGCAACGGGTGCAGCCGGTGCCCGCGGCAGCGATGTCTTTAGCTGCTGGACTGGCTGGCTTCGGGACGGCCGCAGGAGTTGGTCAGTTGGCTAACCGTCGCACTAAGCAAGGTTTAGAGGATTTGCAGGCCCAGTTTGCTGCCGTTTCACAAGGTAACTTAAATGCTCGGGCAACCGTCTATGCGGAAGACGATGTCGGCCAACTTGCTTCTGACTTTAACCAAATGGCGCGGGTGATCTTGACCACCACCAGCGAAGCCCAGCGCAAAGCTCAAGAGCAAGAGCAGGCGAAGGAAGACCTACAACGGCAGGTGATTCGTCTATTAGACGATGTGGAAGGTGCGGCCCGAGGCGACTTAACCGTGAAGGCGGAGGTTACCGCTGACGTGTTGGGAGCCGTAGCCGACTCCTTCAACCTCACCATTCAAAACCTGCAAGAGATTGTGCAGCAGGTAAGTGCGGCGGCGCGTCAGGTGAGTGCGGCTTCCGCTGAAAATGAGACGTTTGCCCGCAGTCTATCGGCAGATGCGTTACGGCAGGCTGAAGAGTTAGCGGTCACACTCAATTCTGTGCAGGTGATGACGGACTCGATTCAGCGGGTGGCAGAGAGCGCCCGGGAAGCAGAAGAGGTGGCCCGATCTGCATCGGCAACCGCCCTACGCGGCGGCGAGTCGGTGGAACGGACGGTGGCCGGTATTCTCGAGATTCGGGAAACGGTGGCTGAAACGACCCGCAAGGTGAAGCGTTTGGCCGAATCTTCCCAAGAGATTTCGAAGATTGTGGCGTTGATTTCGCAGATTGCCTCCCGAACGAACTTACTCGCCTTGAACGCCAGTATTGAGGCGGCTCGGGCGGGAGAAGCGGGCCGGGGCTTTGCCATTGTGGCTGACGAGGTGCGACAACTGGCCGACCGGGCTGCCAAAGCATCGAAAGAAATCGAACAAATCGTCTTGCAGATTCAAAGTGAGACGAGCGGGGTAATGACGGCGATGGAAGAAGGGACCCAACAGGTTATTGAGGGTACTAAGTTGGCGGAACAAGCGAAGCGATCGCTGGAAGACATTATTCAGGTGTCGAATCGGATTGACGTCTTGGTACGCTCCATTACTGCTGATACCGTTGAACAGACGGAAACGTCTCGGACGGTAGCCCAGGTGATGCAGTCCGTTGAATTGACGGCGCAGGAGACCTCCCAAGAATCACAAAGAGTGTCGGGTTCGCTGCAAAACCTGGTGGGTGTTGCACGTGATCTTCTGACTTCGGTGGAACGATTTAAGGTCGATGATGGGGAGAATACTAAAGCCTAA
- a CDS encoding CheW domain-containing protein, producing the protein MVGNPDFLTGTGQEQGPELQELESPEGELYLRFFITAGDEFALPATGIRRIIEHPPDRITAVPNVSPLLLGTLNEQGRVIWVADLGQFLGYPTQMNTDRPEIPVIAIEEQGTMLGLAVNQIVGTDWMDLDSLNLSQNTPDTMAPFLKGEWVIEHDSSKQVVRLLDHIAVLRSARWAA; encoded by the coding sequence ATGGTCGGCAATCCCGATTTTTTAACCGGTACAGGGCAGGAGCAAGGGCCCGAGTTGCAAGAACTCGAATCGCCCGAAGGTGAACTATATCTCCGCTTCTTTATTACCGCTGGCGATGAATTTGCCTTGCCGGCAACTGGTATTCGTCGCATTATTGAGCATCCCCCCGATCGCATCACGGCGGTGCCTAACGTATCGCCGCTCTTACTCGGCACCTTAAACGAGCAGGGACGGGTAATTTGGGTGGCTGACTTAGGGCAGTTTTTGGGCTATCCCACCCAGATGAACACCGACCGACCGGAGATTCCGGTCATTGCGATTGAAGAACAAGGAACTATGCTAGGCTTAGCCGTTAATCAGATTGTTGGGACGGATTGGATGGATCTTGATTCACTGAATCTTTCTCAAAACACCCCTGACACAATGGCACCCTTTCTAAAGGGGGAATGGGTCATCGAACACGACTCTTCGAAGCAGGTAGTTCGGTTACTAGACCATATCGCTGTTTTGAGATCAGCTCGCTGGGCTGCCTAA
- a CDS encoding response regulator transcription factor yields the protein MSMVLVVEDSIPQREMITELLKGNGLTVAAATDGVEALEQIQAGEHPDLVVLDIVMPRMNGYEVCRRLKSDPITQHVPVILCSSKGEEFDRYWGMKQGADAYIAKPFQPMELLGTVKQLLRG from the coding sequence ATGAGCATGGTTTTAGTGGTGGAGGACAGCATTCCCCAACGGGAAATGATCACCGAATTGCTTAAAGGCAATGGCTTAACCGTTGCTGCAGCAACGGATGGCGTCGAAGCTTTGGAGCAAATTCAGGCTGGAGAACATCCTGACCTTGTGGTACTGGATATCGTGATGCCTCGGATGAATGGTTATGAAGTTTGTCGTCGCCTGAAGTCTGATCCCATCACTCAGCATGTGCCGGTCATTCTGTGTTCTTCAAAAGGGGAAGAATTTGACCGCTATTGGGGGATGAAGCAAGGCGCTGACGCCTACATTGCTAAGCCGTTTCAACCCATGGAACTACTGGGCACCGTAAAACAACTGCTACGTGGATGA
- a CDS encoding ABC transporter permease gives MATEALGWWGVPLGILAGTLRGSAPFLFVSLGECLTEKSGKINLGLEGTLLMGAMSAYGVSYLTQGAVGEFWAPWLGVLAAGVAGMFLGSIHGWLAQQPRVNDVAVGIAMIIFGSGLAFFLGKPFIQPQAPQLFTFQLGAWSSNPAVQSALKVSPLFLIGVAIAPLMQWFFRATRWGLYIRAVGDSPEAARAMGISIFKVRFLSIVAGSFLAGIGGACLSLYYPGVWTERISSGQGLMAVALVIFARWNPIQCLWASLLFGGAQAIGPAFQSVGVNAYYYLFNAAPYILTLLIMIVTCSPKRTLVGAPGALGKDD, from the coding sequence ATGGCAACTGAAGCACTCGGCTGGTGGGGCGTACCCCTGGGCATATTGGCGGGCACCCTGCGCGGCAGCGCCCCCTTTCTCTTCGTAAGCTTGGGAGAATGCCTGACCGAAAAGAGCGGCAAAATCAACCTCGGTCTCGAAGGCACCCTGCTGATGGGGGCGATGAGTGCCTACGGGGTTTCCTATTTGACGCAAGGGGCTGTGGGCGAATTTTGGGCCCCGTGGCTGGGAGTGTTAGCTGCTGGCGTGGCGGGAATGTTTCTCGGTTCCATTCACGGTTGGCTCGCGCAGCAGCCGCGCGTCAATGATGTCGCCGTCGGCATTGCCATGATTATCTTCGGCAGCGGCTTGGCCTTCTTTTTGGGTAAACCGTTTATTCAACCTCAAGCTCCTCAGCTGTTTACGTTCCAGCTAGGCGCATGGAGTAGTAATCCGGCTGTACAGTCAGCATTAAAGGTCAGTCCCTTATTTTTGATCGGGGTGGCGATCGCGCCCCTCATGCAGTGGTTCTTTCGTGCCACCCGCTGGGGCCTCTACATTCGCGCCGTTGGTGATAGTCCTGAAGCGGCCCGCGCCATGGGCATTTCCATCTTTAAAGTGCGATTTCTCAGCATCGTGGCGGGCAGCTTTCTCGCGGGCATTGGCGGAGCCTGCCTCTCGCTCTACTATCCAGGGGTATGGACTGAACGGATTTCGAGCGGTCAGGGCCTCATGGCTGTCGCGTTAGTGATCTTTGCGCGGTGGAATCCCATTCAATGCCTGTGGGCCTCGTTACTGTTTGGCGGGGCGCAAGCAATTGGGCCGGCTTTTCAGTCAGTGGGGGTTAACGCTTACTACTACTTATTCAACGCTGCGCCCTACATATTGACGCTACTCATCATGATTGTCACCTGCTCACCAAAACGTACTTTGGTCGGAGCCCCTGGTGCCCTTGGCAAAGACGATTGA
- a CDS encoding ABC transporter permease: protein MTLAFPVAPSWLYRWRRPLEAILLPIAALVTALLIFGIFCALAGANPLAVYASIYKAAFGSWSAWQNTLIRASPLMLTALCTALPARLGLVIIGNEGALVIGGLCAVAMGLSVGAALPPLMGQMTMAIAAIVGGGVWIMLAGALRHYRGVNETISSLLLNYIAIALMNHLVEGPMRDAEFVTKPSSAELNEVLWMGTIPGSRIHYGLIYGLIACVLAYVLIQRTTFGFAARTAGGNLRAARIAGLPVGKLTLAVCFLGGSCAGLAGMIEVAAVQKRINESLVSNYGYAGILVAFVSRHNPLATILVAVLLGGILASGGILQRSHDLPDATVLVFQGIVFLCVLFSDSLYGRLPWFQEKPIV, encoded by the coding sequence ATGACGCTTGCCTTCCCTGTTGCTCCCAGCTGGCTGTATCGCTGGCGACGGCCCCTAGAGGCCATCCTTTTGCCGATCGCGGCATTAGTGACAGCGCTTTTGATTTTTGGCATTTTTTGCGCCTTAGCTGGGGCCAATCCGTTGGCGGTTTACGCCTCCATTTATAAAGCGGCATTTGGCAGTTGGAGTGCCTGGCAAAATACGCTGATTCGCGCTTCGCCCCTGATGCTGACGGCGCTCTGCACAGCGTTGCCAGCGCGCCTCGGGCTAGTCATTATTGGCAACGAAGGGGCTTTAGTCATTGGTGGGCTCTGTGCCGTGGCGATGGGCCTGAGTGTGGGCGCTGCGCTGCCGCCACTAATGGGGCAAATGACGATGGCGATCGCGGCCATTGTCGGCGGTGGTGTCTGGATTATGTTGGCCGGAGCCCTGCGGCACTACCGCGGGGTGAATGAAACCATTAGTAGTTTGCTGCTGAACTACATTGCGATCGCCCTCATGAATCATTTAGTCGAAGGGCCGATGCGCGATGCCGAATTTGTTACCAAGCCGTCGTCGGCAGAGCTGAATGAAGTGCTTTGGATGGGTACGATCCCTGGTAGTCGTATTCACTATGGTCTGATTTATGGGTTGATTGCTTGTGTTTTAGCCTATGTGCTAATTCAGCGTACGACCTTTGGCTTTGCCGCCAGAACTGCGGGCGGTAACTTGCGAGCCGCGCGAATTGCGGGCCTGCCGGTCGGCAAGTTGACCCTGGCTGTGTGCTTTTTAGGCGGCTCCTGCGCTGGACTGGCAGGCATGATCGAAGTCGCTGCTGTGCAAAAGCGCATCAATGAATCGCTGGTTTCTAACTACGGCTATGCGGGCATTTTGGTCGCGTTTGTCTCGCGGCATAATCCCCTCGCGACCATTTTAGTTGCGGTGTTGCTGGGGGGCATTTTGGCCAGTGGCGGTATCTTGCAGCGATCGCACGACCTGCCGGATGCCACGGTTCTCGTTTTCCAAGGCATTGTGTTTTTATGCGTTCTATTTAGCGATTCCCTCTACGGTCGCCTGCCTTGGTTCCAAGAAAAACCCATTGTTTGA
- the psbU gene encoding photosystem II complex extrinsic protein PsbU, whose translation MKRLLVGLVLSLGMLLGSWSGVSVQPAAAASLSQAWQSPLLAEEIRNAVDDKLSTEYGSKLDLNNANVQAFVKYKGMYPTIAGKVLKYAPYDSVEEVLEIPNLSDREIDIIKSHLDEFAVTPPDPALVEGADRFNNGVYR comes from the coding sequence ATGAAACGTTTGTTGGTTGGCCTGGTGCTGTCGTTAGGAATGCTGCTGGGTAGCTGGTCAGGTGTATCGGTACAGCCTGCGGCGGCAGCGTCCCTGTCTCAAGCATGGCAGTCACCCCTATTGGCCGAGGAAATTCGCAATGCAGTGGATGACAAGCTCAGTACTGAATACGGTTCTAAGCTGGATTTGAACAACGCTAACGTTCAAGCTTTTGTGAAATACAAGGGAATGTATCCCACGATCGCCGGTAAAGTGCTCAAATACGCGCCTTACGACAGCGTTGAAGAAGTTTTAGAAATTCCCAATTTGAGCGATCGCGAGATTGACATCATTAAGTCGCACTTGGATGAATTTGCGGTAACTCCCCCCGACCCCGCCCTGGTTGAAGGCGCTGATCGGTTTAACAATGGCGTTTACCGATAA
- the nadB gene encoding L-aspartate oxidase: MPVPTFDVLVIGSGAAGLYAALCLPSDYQVGLITKDVLSQSASDWAQGGIAAAITTEDSPRLHFADTLQAGAGLCDPAAVDLLVQQGADCINSLVEFGVPFDRTEGQLALTLEAAHSRKRVLHAADATGRAVVSTLAHTVRQRPNIAVFEHTLVLELWCQANRCQGAIVADQDTLACWPAPAIVLATGGGGQVFAQTTNPPASTGDGVAMAWRAGAQLRDLEFFQFHPTALKIAGAPRFLISEAVRGEGAHLIDANGHRFAFDYHPQGELAPRDVVSRAIYQHLTQQSGSSSDDCVWLDLSPIAPERIRYRFPNIIKVCQKWGIDPYQQPIPVSPAAHYWMGGITTDRHSSSTIPGLYAVGEAASTGVHGANRLASNSLLECLVYGRQLQHLQLSQPPHDVPIAHQQAALTVHLPPMEVQTLHQIRDELPEWVWHGAGISRDGQTLTTASQAIARLQSTFDGLSMTQQLLTCLQTSQGDISQVDPQDLRLWSETRNLLNLAHLIVTSAAFRTESRGGHYRTDFPETSADWQVHTLVQGDRWERSAPPQQSTSTPPAPHDGSS, from the coding sequence TTGCCAGTCCCCACCTTCGATGTTTTGGTCATTGGCAGCGGTGCCGCTGGCCTATACGCAGCGCTCTGTCTACCGTCAGACTATCAGGTTGGGCTCATCACCAAAGATGTGTTGAGTCAATCAGCGAGTGATTGGGCACAAGGGGGCATTGCCGCCGCCATCACGACTGAAGATTCTCCCCGCTTACATTTTGCCGATACCTTGCAAGCGGGCGCAGGACTCTGTGATCCCGCCGCCGTCGATCTGCTCGTTCAGCAAGGGGCCGACTGCATCAATTCCCTAGTCGAGTTTGGCGTTCCCTTCGATCGCACAGAAGGGCAGTTGGCCTTAACCTTAGAGGCCGCCCATTCGCGCAAACGGGTCTTGCATGCCGCTGATGCCACCGGGCGAGCCGTCGTCAGTACCCTTGCCCATACTGTCCGGCAACGGCCTAACATTGCAGTGTTTGAGCACACCCTAGTGTTAGAGCTTTGGTGCCAGGCCAATCGCTGTCAGGGGGCGATCGTGGCCGACCAAGACACCTTAGCCTGCTGGCCAGCCCCAGCGATCGTCCTGGCGACTGGTGGCGGCGGTCAAGTGTTTGCCCAAACCACCAATCCCCCTGCCAGCACCGGAGATGGCGTGGCGATGGCCTGGCGAGCGGGCGCTCAACTGCGAGATTTAGAATTCTTCCAGTTTCATCCGACAGCGTTAAAAATTGCCGGTGCCCCGCGATTTCTAATCAGCGAAGCCGTGCGAGGCGAGGGAGCCCACCTGATTGATGCCAACGGCCATCGATTTGCGTTTGACTACCATCCTCAGGGCGAATTAGCCCCCCGTGATGTGGTTAGCCGCGCGATCTACCAGCACTTAACCCAGCAGTCCGGCTCTAGCAGTGATGACTGCGTCTGGCTCGATTTGAGTCCGATCGCGCCTGAACGGATTCGATATCGGTTTCCCAACATCATCAAGGTTTGCCAAAAGTGGGGCATCGACCCTTATCAACAGCCAATCCCAGTATCTCCTGCCGCCCATTATTGGATGGGAGGCATCACCACCGACCGTCACAGCAGTTCGACCATTCCCGGCCTTTATGCGGTCGGAGAAGCCGCGAGCACTGGCGTCCATGGCGCCAATCGGTTGGCTAGCAATTCTTTGCTGGAATGCTTAGTCTACGGTCGCCAGCTTCAGCATTTGCAACTCAGCCAGCCCCCCCATGATGTTCCCATTGCCCATCAGCAGGCGGCCCTGACCGTTCACCTCCCCCCAATGGAAGTCCAGACGTTACACCAAATTCGGGACGAATTGCCAGAGTGGGTATGGCACGGCGCTGGTATTAGCCGCGATGGGCAGACGCTCACCACCGCCAGTCAAGCGATCGCCCGCCTGCAGTCTACTTTCGACGGCTTATCCATGACGCAACAGCTGTTGACTTGCCTGCAAACATCGCAGGGTGATATCTCGCAGGTGGATCCCCAAGACCTGAGACTCTGGAGCGAGACCCGCAACTTGCTCAACCTGGCTCACTTGATTGTGACCAGTGCGGCCTTTCGGACGGAAAGCCGAGGCGGTCACTATCGCACCGACTTTCCAGAAACCAGTGCCGATTGGCAAGTCCATACCCTTGTGCAGGGCGATCGCTGGGAGCGCTCCGCCCCTCCCCAGCAATCAACGTCAACACCGCCAGCACCGCACGATGGCTCTTCTTGA
- a CDS encoding histidine kinase produces the protein MNHLTDEFEPDRISIKLLLFIDKRPSSGEHVQQLRKHLKELDYDEAFSLEVVDVSEQPYLVEHFRLIATPSLVKFSPGKQQVISGTNILAQLDQWWPHWRKEAEAQQAAEPVLPSESDGQASVLFDDDLAHSVEIMKLSDELFQLKQEKEDLEAQLQFKNRIVAMLAHDLRNPLTAASIAVETLELGYGNPPENNRQSLSPKLTAQLLRHAKTQIWAMDRMISDILQTAKGASAELQIQPQAVSLERLVMETLASMRNKSEVKSQKIDVDIPQDLPLVYVDAGQIQRVLSNLLDNAIKYTPKEGGLSVSALHRTTQKIQVCIKDTGPGIPAAMQESIFEDRFRLERDEAQDGYGIGLALCRRIIRAHYGQIWAESVPNEGSEFYFTLPVFRAA, from the coding sequence ATGAACCATCTCACTGATGAATTCGAGCCTGATCGAATTTCTATCAAACTTCTACTATTTATTGATAAGCGTCCCAGCTCGGGTGAGCATGTGCAACAGCTGCGCAAGCATCTCAAAGAGTTGGATTACGATGAGGCCTTTTCTTTGGAGGTAGTGGACGTTAGCGAACAGCCGTATTTGGTCGAGCATTTCCGGTTGATTGCAACGCCGTCTTTAGTTAAGTTTTCTCCTGGCAAGCAACAAGTCATTTCTGGAACAAACATTCTGGCTCAACTCGATCAGTGGTGGCCCCATTGGCGCAAAGAAGCCGAGGCTCAGCAGGCCGCTGAGCCCGTTCTACCTAGTGAGTCTGATGGGCAGGCGTCGGTGCTATTTGACGATGATTTAGCCCACTCGGTCGAAATCATGAAGCTTTCGGATGAGCTGTTTCAGCTCAAGCAAGAAAAGGAAGATCTGGAAGCACAGCTACAGTTCAAGAACCGTATTGTGGCGATGCTGGCCCATGATCTGCGCAATCCTCTGACGGCGGCATCGATCGCAGTGGAAACCTTAGAACTGGGATATGGCAACCCACCAGAAAATAATCGGCAATCGCTATCACCAAAATTGACAGCCCAACTGCTGCGTCATGCGAAGACTCAAATCTGGGCCATGGATCGGATGATTTCTGACATTTTGCAAACGGCCAAAGGAGCCTCAGCAGAGTTGCAGATTCAGCCGCAAGCCGTCTCGTTGGAGCGGTTAGTCATGGAGACGTTAGCTTCCATGCGCAATAAGTCTGAGGTGAAGTCACAAAAAATTGACGTTGATATTCCGCAAGACTTGCCCTTGGTGTATGTCGATGCGGGCCAAATTCAGCGCGTGTTGTCGAACTTGCTGGATAACGCGATTAAATACACCCCCAAAGAGGGCGGGTTATCGGTTTCGGCGCTCCATCGGACAACGCAAAAAATCCAGGTGTGCATTAAAGATACAGGCCCTGGGATTCCTGCTGCGATGCAGGAATCGATATTCGAGGATCGGTTTCGCTTAGAGCGGGATGAAGCGCAAGATGGCTACGGCATCGGTTTAGCTTTGTGTCGCCGCATTATTCGGGCGCACTATGGGCAAATTTGGGCCGAGTCGGTGCCCAACGAGGGGAGCGAGTTTTATTTTACGCTGCCCGTCTTCCGCGCCGCGTAA
- a CDS encoding B12-binding domain-containing radical SAM protein, producing the protein MNILLVYPRFPQSFWSFDKTLELVNFKAQLPPLGLITVAGILPQSWGYKLVDRNVRPVTEAEWQWADIVIISAMIVQKPDFLASIQEAKAHDKLVAVGGPYPTALPHEIESSGADFAILDEGEITLPLFVEAIARGDRSGTFRSNGEKPAVTDTPIPRYDLLELDAYAEMSIQFSRGCPFQCEFCDIIVLYGRKPRTKEPEQLLAELQCLYDLGWRRSIFMVDDNFIGNKRNVKRLLQAMKPWMAERNYPFSFATEASVDLAQDLELMQMMVDCNFGTVFLGIETPDDDSLNLTRKFQNLRDPLVDSVQAIAHAGLRVMAGFIIGFDGEKSGAGRRVTQFVEETAIPTAMFSMLQALPDTALWHRLAKEGRLLGQSADANQVTLMNFVPTRPIEEIATEYIEAFWQLYDPLVVLNRTYRHFLMLGEGQKQAYEGRNQSAGSPDINWIIIRAFLIICWRQGFLRKTRWRFWGNLIVMLWRYPHVAANYLSVCAQAEHFIDFRERVKANIEAQLGAYLACKQETAPTTAKAA; encoded by the coding sequence ATGAACATCCTGCTGGTATATCCGCGCTTTCCTCAAAGCTTTTGGTCCTTTGATAAAACATTAGAGCTAGTTAACTTTAAGGCTCAACTGCCGCCCCTAGGATTGATTACTGTAGCCGGCATCTTGCCGCAGTCATGGGGTTACAAATTAGTCGATCGCAACGTTCGGCCCGTCACAGAAGCGGAATGGCAATGGGCTGACATCGTGATCATTTCTGCCATGATTGTCCAAAAGCCAGACTTTTTGGCCAGCATTCAAGAAGCCAAAGCCCACGACAAATTAGTTGCGGTGGGCGGCCCTTACCCCACTGCCTTGCCTCACGAAATTGAATCTTCTGGAGCCGATTTTGCCATTTTGGATGAAGGCGAAATCACCCTGCCCCTGTTTGTTGAAGCAATTGCGCGGGGCGATCGCAGCGGCACCTTCCGGTCTAACGGCGAAAAACCCGCCGTCACTGATACACCGATTCCCCGCTACGACCTACTGGAACTCGACGCCTACGCCGAGATGTCGATTCAATTTTCGCGAGGCTGCCCTTTCCAATGCGAATTTTGCGACATTATCGTCCTCTACGGTCGCAAACCCCGGACCAAAGAACCTGAGCAACTGCTCGCCGAGCTGCAATGTCTCTACGATTTAGGCTGGCGACGCAGCATCTTTATGGTGGATGACAATTTCATCGGCAACAAACGCAACGTCAAGCGTCTATTGCAAGCGATGAAACCTTGGATGGCGGAACGCAACTATCCCTTCTCTTTTGCCACGGAAGCTTCCGTCGATTTGGCCCAAGATCTAGAACTAATGCAAATGATGGTGGACTGCAACTTTGGCACCGTTTTCCTCGGCATCGAAACCCCGGATGACGATAGCCTTAACCTCACCCGAAAATTTCAAAACTTGCGCGATCCCCTGGTGGACTCGGTACAAGCGATCGCCCACGCAGGTCTACGGGTCATGGCGGGCTTCATTATCGGATTTGACGGCGAAAAAAGTGGCGCAGGCCGACGGGTCACTCAATTTGTGGAAGAGACCGCCATTCCCACCGCCATGTTCAGCATGCTCCAAGCCTTACCCGATACGGCCCTATGGCATCGGTTAGCAAAAGAAGGACGCCTGCTCGGCCAAAGTGCCGATGCTAATCAGGTCACCCTGATGAATTTTGTACCAACCCGCCCGATTGAAGAAATTGCGACTGAATATATCGAAGCCTTTTGGCAACTTTACGATCCCCTGGTGGTGCTCAATCGGACTTATCGCCACTTCTTGATGCTCGGCGAAGGCCAAAAACAAGCCTATGAAGGCCGTAATCAGTCAGCGGGTAGCCCCGACATTAACTGGATTATTATTCGCGCCTTTCTAATCATCTGTTGGCGACAGGGCTTCTTGCGCAAAACCCGTTGGCGGTTTTGGGGCAATCTCATCGTCATGCTGTGGCGTTATCCTCACGTGGCGGCCAATTATCTCTCCGTATGTGCCCAAGCCGAGCACTTCATCGATTTTCGTGAGCGGGTCAAGGCCAATATCGAAGCGCAACTCGGAGCTTATTTGGCCTGTAAACAAGAGACCGCTCCGACCACCGCAAAAGCAGCTTGA